The DNA segment AAATGATATTGGCTTAGATATGATGCTCATTCCTGGGGGAACTTTCCTCATGGGTTCACCAGACAGTGAGGAAGCAAGATTGAGGTATGAATCACCGCAACATGAAGTAACGGTGGGTAAATTTTACATGGGGAGATATCCAATAACGCAAGCACAGTGGCGGGTAGTAGCGGAATGGGAAAAAATAGACATGGAATTAGACCCAGACCTATCTAACTTTAAAGAAGATTATCAGGGAATAGATAGATGGACAAGACCAGTGGAAACAGTGACATGGGAAGAAGCGAAAGAATTTTGTGAAAGATTAAGCAGAAAAACAGGGAGAGAATATCGCTTACCGACAGAAGCAGAATGGGAATATGCGTGTAGAGCGGGAACAAGCACACCATTTCATTTTGGGGAAATAATCACAACAGAATTAGCTAATTACAATGGTGAAAATGTTTATGAAGGCGGAGTGAAAGGGGGATATAGAAGACAAACAACACCAGTGGGATATTTTCAAGTAGCGAATAATTTTGGACTATATGATATGCACGGAAATGTGTGGGAGTGGTGCGAGGATGATTGGCATGATAGCTATGAAGGCGCACCGAATAACGGTAGTGCATGGGTAGAAAGTGGTACTGGTAGTACAAAAGTGATACGTGGCGGTTCTTGGAGAGACATTGCTATGGACTGTCGTTGTGCTTCTCGCATCGACGACCTAGTTTTCGAGAATAGAATTAATGGTTTTCGAGTTGTGCGTGTTATCTCCAGTACTTAGTACTATTTTATGCCTTTCTCCTCTCGCCCAAAACGCGAAAAACTTTTGTCCCTCTCAGACTAAAATAGCCAGTTATTTGGTAAGTGTGGGAGTGCCTGTTGTTCCACCAACTAAAATCTGCTAAATATTACTGGCAATATTAAAGTATGGTAGTTACTAAAATGACTACACCTTGAAAGGCAGTATATGCAGCAAGACTTTAGCCGTCGTAAATTTGTATTATATGGTGCAGCTACTTTTACTACTAGCCTATTACTAAAAGCTTGTAGTAATCAAACTCCCACGCCAACGGCTAGTAGTGGAGCGGAAGGGTTTAAAATAGCGATCGCCCTACCTGGAGCTATCACAGACCAAGCTTGGAATCAGTCTGGCTATGAAGGACTAAACTTAGCTAAACAAAAGCTCAATGCAGAAGTCGCCTATGTGGAACAAGTCGCCCAAGCCGACCAAACAGAAGCACTAACAGACTTTGCCCGTAAGGGTTATAATCTTGTATTCGCCCACGGTGGACAATTTGATGCAGCGATAGAACAAGTTGCGCCGCAATTTCCCAATACATTTTTTGTGGGTGTTAATGGTAATACCAAAGCCGAAAATATTGCCTCTTTGCGAATCGACCACTTACAAGGTAGTTATTTATGTGGCATCATTGGCGCGTCTGTAACTAAATCAAATAAATTAGCTTATATTGCTGGACAAGAATTTACCGCCACACAGGAAGAACTAAGAGGATTTGAATTAGGAGCAAAATCTGTTAATTCCAATATACAAATTGTCTCAACATTTACAGGTGATTGGAGTGATGTTGCTAAAGCAAAGGAAGCAACATTAGCTTTAATTTCCTCCGGTGTTGATGTCATTTATCAATGGTTTGATAGTGCCGCACCCGCAGTTTTACAAGCAGCCAGTGACAAGGGAGTTTACGCCTTTGGCAATACCAAAGACCAGTTAGATATTGCCCCCAAAGCAGTGTTAACCAGTGCAGTTAAAAGATTAGATATAGCCATAGCCTATTTAGCCGAAATCGCGCAGCAAAAACAACTCAAAGGACAGATATATACTATTGGTTTAGAACGAGAAGATATATTATTTTTAGGTAAATTTGGCGCAGCAGTATCGGAAGATATACAACAAAATGCTTTAAAAATAAAACAGGAAATTGTTGCTCAAAAAATTACTTTTGCAACTTGTCAGGAAGCTGGTAAAAATACACGTTGTGTCAAAAAAGCCTAAATGTATTTACGTTTAGAAAATATTAGCAAACGCTTTAATTCATTTGTCGCTAATGATAATATTAGCCTGAGTGTTGACGCTGGTAAAATTCATGCAATTCTAGGTGAAAATGGCGCTGGTAAAACCACTTTAATGAATATTATTAGTGGTCTATATCAACCGGATGCAGGAGAAATATATTTACAAGATCAGGCAATAAAAATAAATTCTCCCAATGAAGCCATAAAACTAGGCATCGGTATGATATATCAACACTTCATGCTTGTGCCTCAGTTAACTGTGACTGAAAATATCATCTTGGGTAGGGAAAATAGTTGGCGTTTAAATCTGCGACAAAAACAACAAGAAATTGCCGCTTTATCCCAAGTTTATGGATTAGAAATTGATCCTACAGCGAAAGTAGAAGATTTACCTGTAGGCACACAACAGCGAGTAGAAATTCTCAAAGTTTTATATCGCCAGGCTAAACTATTAATTCTCGATGAACCAACAGCCGTTCTCACACCCACAGAAGTAGAATCATTAATTATTATCTTGCGACAACTGGCGGCGGCTGGTAATACGATTATTTTTATCAGTCATAAGTTAGAAGAGGTAATCAATCTCTGCGATACTGTCACAGTGTTGCGGCGAGGTAAAGTAGTAGCGACAACGACAACTAAAGATGTGACTCCTCAGCAATTAGCAGAATTGATGGTGGGACGGGAAGTAGCTTTACAAGTCAATAAATCTACATCTGCGCCAGGAAAAGTCATACTTTCAGTCCAGAATTTGCAAGTTGCTGATGATAGGGGTGTCCTGGCTGTTCGCAATATTTCCTTTCAATTGCACACTGGTGAAATTTTGGGAATTGCTGGTGTAGATGGGAATGGACAGAGAGAATTAGCTGATGCCATTACCAATTTAAGAGGCATCATCAATGGTAAAATTCAACTTAGTAGCTCTTATCCTCAACAAAAAATAGGCTACATCCCTGAAGATAGGCAAAGAATGGGCTTGGTGTTGCCGTTTACCATTGCCCAAAACTTGATTTTGAATGTTTTTAAAAACATCCCCTTCTGTCGTCATTTCTTATTACAACCATCCGCCATCAAAAATCATGCCCAAGTTACGATGCAGGAATTTGATATCCGGGCGACTGGGGAAGATATCCAGGTAAGCCAACTATCGGGGGGAAATCAACAAAAAGTAGTTTTGGCGCGAGAACTGGCGGGAGAACCAGATTTAATTGTGGCGATGCAGCCCACACGGGGATTAGATGTCGGAGCGACAAGTGCAGTCCGTTCCCGTTTGTTAGCAGAACGCGATCGCGGTGCGGCAATATTGTATATTTCTACTGAGTTAGAAGAAGTGATATCCATGAGCGATCGCATTGCCGTAATCTATAGAGGTGAGTTTGTCGCTATTTTGGATGCACAGACGGCGACGAGAGAAGAAATTGGTTTATTGATGGCTGGGGGGACACGCAGAGGATAAAATGCCAAGTCTGTACATCATTGGTGGTGCAAACGGTTCTGGAAAAACCACCGTGTCTATGAGTTTATTACCAAATTTTTTAGACTGCTTTGAGTATGTAAATGCAGATGCAATCGCTGCTGGTTTATCCCCATTAAATCCAGAATCGATGGCAATAGAAGCAGGCAGATTAATGATTACGCGCTTGCGGATGTTATCTAACTCTGGTAGTGATTTTGCCTTTGAAACCACATTAGCGGCGAGGACTTTTGCACCCTTTATAATTGAATGTAAAGCTAAAGGCTACATAATTAATTTAATTTACTTTTGGTTACAAAGTGCTGATTTAGCAGTAGAGAGGGTAGCACAACGAGTTGCTAGCGGTGGACACTCAATCCCTGAAGATGTAATCCGAAGACGCTACCAGAGAGGGAGAGTAAATTTAATTTCTCTATATTTACCTTTGTGCGATCGCTGGATTATTTATAATAACTCTAGTAATGATACTAGTTTAGTGGCTGAATATAACTATAGTCAACAGCTTGTTGTTTATGAAAGTAAAACTTGGAATCAAATCAGAGGATAAAAATGGTTGATCAAGAATTAGAACTTTTATCGAGTAAAATTGATGCTGGAGTTAAAGCCGCAATTGCCGCAGCTATAGAAAGACATCGCAAACTTGGTCAATCAATTAGTATTATCCAAGATGGAAAAATTGTAACTTTAACTGCTGATAAGATTCCAGTAATTCAGACTCAGCAAAACTCTGACAAATAAGATGAATCCTATAGCTTCTATCAATACTATAATTGAGCAACAACCTTACCCGCTTTTATTTGCCACCATTAGCGGATCTCATTTATATGGTTTTCCGTCACCAGATTCTGATTATGATCTACGCGGGGTACATATCTTACCAGTGCAAGAAGTGGTGGGATTACAAACTGGGGCTGAAACTATTGAATTTTCCGAGCTTCGTGAATCTTTAGAAATTGATTTAGTAACCCACGATATTAGAAAATTCTCTTTACTACTTTTGAAAAAAATGGCTATGTGCTAGAGCAACTTTATTCGCCTTTAATATTAAAAACTACGCCAGAATACCAAGAGTTAAAAGTAATTAGCAAAGATTGTATAACTCGTCATCATAGCCATCATTATTTTGGTTTTGCGGCAACGCAATGGAAAATTTTTGAAAAAGAACAGCCACATCGAGTCAAGCCATTACTTTATACTTATCGAGTATTATTGACTGGGATTTACCTAATGCAAACAGGAATAGTTGAAGCTAACTTAATTAAACTCAACGATAATTTTAAATTGCCATATATTCCTGATTTAATTGCTCAAAAATTAGCAGATGTGGAAAAGTCTACTCTATCGAATGTTGATGCAGTTTTTCATCATCGAGAATATGAACGATTGCGCGAATGCTTGCAAGAAGCGTATGAGGCAAGTACACTACCTGAAGCACCTGCGGCGAAATCGGCTTTACATAATTTGCTGATACGTTTGAGAATTAGAAGTTAAAGCTAAAGCGTATTATATTGGTTTAAACAATCCAGAAACATCTGAGGAGAGTTCAGGAATG comes from the Nostoc sp. PCC 7120 = FACHB-418 genome and includes:
- a CDS encoding BMP family protein, which gives rise to MQQDFSRRKFVLYGAATFTTSLLLKACSNQTPTPTASSGAEGFKIAIALPGAITDQAWNQSGYEGLNLAKQKLNAEVAYVEQVAQADQTEALTDFARKGYNLVFAHGGQFDAAIEQVAPQFPNTFFVGVNGNTKAENIASLRIDHLQGSYLCGIIGASVTKSNKLAYIAGQEFTATQEELRGFELGAKSVNSNIQIVSTFTGDWSDVAKAKEATLALISSGVDVIYQWFDSAAPAVLQAASDKGVYAFGNTKDQLDIAPKAVLTSAVKRLDIAIAYLAEIAQQKQLKGQIYTIGLEREDILFLGKFGAAVSEDIQQNALKIKQEIVAQKITFATCQEAGKNTRCVKKA
- a CDS encoding ABC transporter ATP-binding protein, which translates into the protein MYLRLENISKRFNSFVANDNISLSVDAGKIHAILGENGAGKTTLMNIISGLYQPDAGEIYLQDQAIKINSPNEAIKLGIGMIYQHFMLVPQLTVTENIILGRENSWRLNLRQKQQEIAALSQVYGLEIDPTAKVEDLPVGTQQRVEILKVLYRQAKLLILDEPTAVLTPTEVESLIIILRQLAAAGNTIIFISHKLEEVINLCDTVTVLRRGKVVATTTTKDVTPQQLAELMVGREVALQVNKSTSAPGKVILSVQNLQVADDRGVLAVRNISFQLHTGEILGIAGVDGNGQRELADAITNLRGIINGKIQLSSSYPQQKIGYIPEDRQRMGLVLPFTIAQNLILNVFKNIPFCRHFLLQPSAIKNHAQVTMQEFDIRATGEDIQVSQLSGGNQQKVVLARELAGEPDLIVAMQPTRGLDVGATSAVRSRLLAERDRGAAILYISTELEEVISMSDRIAVIYRGEFVAILDAQTATREEIGLLMAGGTRRG
- a CDS encoding formylglycine-generating enzyme family protein gives rise to the protein MNQRIIRRQKKPAQYYTEELGNDIGLDMMLIPGGTFLMGSPDSEEARLRYESPQHEVTVGKFYMGRYPITQAQWRVVAEWEKIDMELDPDLSNFKEDYQGIDRWTRPVETVTWEEAKEFCERLSRKTGREYRLPTEAEWEYACRAGTSTPFHFGEIITTELANYNGENVYEGGVKGGYRRQTTPVGYFQVANNFGLYDMHGNVWEWCEDDWHDSYEGAPNNGSAWVESGTGSTKVIRGGSWRDIAMDCRCASRIDDLVFENRINGFRVVRVISST
- a CDS encoding zeta toxin family protein — encoded protein: MPSLYIIGGANGSGKTTVSMSLLPNFLDCFEYVNADAIAAGLSPLNPESMAIEAGRLMITRLRMLSNSGSDFAFETTLAARTFAPFIIECKAKGYIINLIYFWLQSADLAVERVAQRVASGGHSIPEDVIRRRYQRGRVNLISLYLPLCDRWIIYNNSSNDTSLVAEYNYSQQLVVYESKTWNQIRG